The sequence below is a genomic window from Liolophura sinensis isolate JHLJ2023 chromosome 2, CUHK_Ljap_v2, whole genome shotgun sequence.
GGCCAACCCTAAATCTGCAGTGCGTAAACGGAGGACAAAGACTCTCAATATCAGTTTCGGAAGGAAAACAACGATAAgggtatgtttgtttatttgctcCAGCAAGAAGCTGTGTAAGttaatttgtttctttcttcaaaaaatgatttggggttttattcttCTGTTATTAATCATTTATTAAAGATAACTGTTTACAGGTATATGTGTTTGTGCATATTGAATACATGTCTGTGAAAGAAAGTTTGTATCAGTTCTTTAAGTGGAGTTATGTCCCCTGTTTCAGGTGCCACTCTCAACAGCTAGGAGGAGAACAAAGTCTGCTGGGTCAGCCAATGGGACGACTCGTAACATAACTGTCAAACCAGCATCAGGGTTACCGTGGAGAACTGCAGCCAGAGCCAATAGACACAGGCAAGACAATTCGGTGTTTCGGAGTTTTCATAACGATCTATGGGGAACATTGACCTTGAAAATTTGTCTAGGAAACATAAAGGCCACTTTAacaaaaattcatatttcaaaAAGTCATACCATAAATCAAGTAGAGTTTAGCCGCAAATTTCTGGCCATAAAGTTTAGTTGCAAATTTCTGGCCGTAAAGTTTAGCCGATTTGAGTTACTGGAGGAGTTGACAAGGGAGGTTGATCGCTCCCCAGATGTGCCGTAATTCTCAGTGATGGTCTGGCTGCTGGCCCTTGCCACATGGAGTAAGCTTCCCAGGCATGGACTGAGAGAAGGGTGATTATACAACCACTAGACCCTCATTAAAACGTTGTTGGCTGTGCGTAACAAGCCATTGACTTGTTCTGAAGGTTCTGTCTGTTGGTTATTCAACCTGTGAAATTACTTTGTggaaaatgatgtaaaattacCCCCATCCAGTTACTTCCACACAGTCTGAGTTGGTATGAGATGTTTGCCGCCTCTTTTGTGAATCTGGGGGCCAGTCTGTTTCCCTTCATCCAGATAATCTTACTGCCATCACAAGTGAAACACTCTTTAAACATTGAATTCAAATCAAGTCAAATAACCGATGTAGTCAGAATCTATGGACATTTTTAAGAGCCACTCCCAACCTGATTGCAGGGTGAGTTACATTTACTTCaactataaaaaataaacaaataaataaataaataagttttcttCACATGTTGACAGTCCAATCTCATTTCAGAGGTTTCCCACCCGAGTTGGATCCGCGAAGTCCGTCGATGTACGACCCGTCTAACGGGATGATTCCTCACCACGCCTCTAACCCGGAGCTGTCAGTCATCGTGGGTCATGAAGACAGCAATGAGGGGGACACGTTTGGGGAGCTGGGAAAGTTGGATCTGGAGGAGAGTCAGATAAACGGGGAAATCAAACAGATTCGTGGTGTCAGGGTGAGCACCTTTTTATTTCATGCggtattggtgtttttatgattttcattcttttcaagactttctgatcatgtaaatatgtcttcaagagGAAGTAAATGCTGGGGCTGTCCACACTTCTGTCATACTTTTGGAAAAAGAACTGTTACAAGTGCTTTCTCCGTCTGAAATGGTAGTGGCTGATAAACAATATTCATGTACCTGGGTGACTTTCTACACCACTCAAATGATAAGTGGAGTAAATATCTGACAGAAATTGTCCCATTTTATGCAGTGaatttggaatatatatatacatatatatatatatatataggcaagGCTGGAAACGTTATTACCGCCCTTTATATAACTGGTTGCTTTATACGTGCAAGCCGAAGTAAATTATGTCAGATATTTGCGTGCATGTTTGGATCTTTGAATAAATGCACTAATTGAGCAGGCATCCCTGTAGAACGTGCTTTGGCAAAGTTGTAATGGTTTACATGGGTGTCAGTTGCATGATTGGGGTGGCGCCATGAGAGACAGCTTTATAAGATCCATGCCACATAGCACTGTGCATTATTTCATCATATAAAGCTCATTTTGGTGTCCCTGTACACTAAGTTCTCCGTCATGCTGTACTTTCTAGAATAAGAATGTACACTGTCTGTAGTTTCCTCAAGAAGAAACTTCAGTTTAACAATAGGGTGATGTCACAACTATCATTTAAGATGTGGAGAAAGGCTgagtaactgtacattcctgtATGAGAAAGTATGAGGCGCAAAACTGTTCAGCGGTGGGAGGGAGTGGGGATACGAAGTGGGCAGATGGCATGTGGGCTGATCAGCGGTGGGAATACGAAGTGCGCAGATAGCATGTGGGCTGTTCAGCAGTGGGAGGGAGTGGGGATATGAAGTGTGCAGATGCCATGTGGTCTGTTCAGCGGTGGAAGGGAGAGGGGATGCGAAGTGTGCAGATAGCATGTGGGCTGTTCAGCAGTGGGTGGGAGTGGGGATACGAAGTGTGCAGATGGCATGTGGGCTGTTTAGTGGTGGGTGGGATTGAGGATACAAAGCACGCAGATGGCATGTGGGCTGTTCAGCGGTGGGTTTGAGTGGGGATACGAAGTGTGCAGATAGCCTGTGGGCTGATCAGCGGTGGGAAGGAATGGGGATATGAACTGCGCAGATAGCATGTGGACTGTTCAGCAGTGGGTGAGAGTGGGGATACGAAGTGTGCAGATAGCATGTGGGCTGTTCAGCGGTGGGTAGGAGTGGGGAAATGAACTGCGCAGATAGCATGTGGGCTGTTCAGCAGTGGGTGGGAGTGGGGATACGAAGTGTGCAGATGGCATGTGGGCTGTTTAGTGGTGGGTGGGATTGAGGATACAAAGCACGCAGATGGCATGTGGGCTGTTCAGCGGTGGGTGGGAGTGGGGATACGAAGTGTGCAGATAGCATGTGGGCTGATCAGCGGTGGGAAGGAATGGGGATATGAACTGCGCAGATAGCATGTGGACTGTTCAGCAGTGGGTGGGAGTGGGGATACGAAGTGTGCAGATAGCATGTGGGCTGTTCAGCGGTGGGTGGGAGTGGGGAAATGAACTTCGCAGATAGCATGTGGGCTGTTCAGCGGTGGGTGGGAGTGGGGATATGAACTGTGCAGATAGCATGTGGGCCGTTCAACAGTGGGAAGGAGTGGGGATATGAACTGCGCAGATAGCATGTGGGCTGTTCAACAGTGGGAAGGAGTGGGGATATGAACTGCGCAGATAGCATGTGGGCTGTTCAGCGGTGGGTGGGAGTGGAGATATGAAGTGAGCAGATAGCATGTGGGCTGTTCAGCGGTGGGAAGGAGTGGGGATATGAACTGCGCAGATAGCATGTGGGCTATTCAGCAGTGGGAAGGAATGGGGATATGAACTGCGCAGATAGCATGTGGGCTGTTCAGCAGTGGGAAGGAGTGGGGATATGAACTGCGCAGATAGCATGTGGGctgttcagcactgagaaggAATGGGGATATGAACTGCGCAGATAGCATGTGGGCTGTTCAACGGTGGGAAGGAGTGGGGATATGAACTGCGCAGATAGCATGTGGGCTGTTCAACGGTGGGAAGGAGTGGGGATATGAACTGCACGGATAGCATGTGGGCTGTTCAGCGTTGGGAAAGAGTGGGGATATGAACTGCGCAGATAGCATGTGGGCTGATCAGCGGTGGGTGGGAGTGGAGATATGAAGTGAGCAGATAGCATGTGGGCTGATCAGCGGTGGGAAGGAATGGGGATATGAACTGCGCAGATAGCATGTGGACTGTTCAGCGGTGGGAAGGAGTGGGGATATGAACTGCGCAGATAGCATGTGGGCTATTCAGCAGTGGGTGGGAGTGGAGATATGAAGTGAGCAGATAGCATGTGGGCTGATCAGCGGTGGGAAGGAGTGGGGATATGAACTGCGCAGATAGCATGTGGGCTGTTCAGCGGTGGGAAGGAGTGGGGATATGAACTGCGCAGATAGCATGTGGGCTATTCAGCAGTGGGTGGGAGTGGAGATATGAAGTGAGCAGATAGCATGTGGGCTGTTCAGCGGTGGGAAGGAGTGGGGATATGAACTGCGCAGATAGCATGTGGGCTATTCAGCAGTGGGAAGGAATGGGGATATGAACTGCGCAGATAGCATGTGGGCTGTTCAGCAGTGGGAAGGAGTGGGGATATGAACTGCGCAGATAGCATGTGGGctgttcagcactgagaaggAATGGGGATATGAACTGCGCAGATAGCATGTGGGCTGTTCAACGGTGGGAAGGAGTGGGGATATGAACTGCGCAGATAGCATGTGGGCTGTTCAACGGTGGGAAGGAGTGGGGATATGAACTGCACGGATAGCATGTTGGCTCTTCAGCAGTGGGAAGGAGTGGGGATATGAACTGCGCAGATAGCATGTGGGCTGTTCAGCGTTGGGAAAGAGTGGGGATATGAACTGCGCAGATAGCATGTGGGCTGTTCAACGGTGGGAAGGCGTGGGGATATGAACTGCGCAGATAGCATGTGGGCTGTTCAGCGGTGGGAGGGAGTGGGCATATGAACTGCGCAGATAGAATGTGGGCTGTTTTTTTCACTTGTTAGGGAGCGTTACCACCCACCATTTTGTCATCCACAGTTTTCTTCAGTTGCAGAAAACAACTTCAAGAAAAGCCAGCTGTTGAAACCCACCATCTTTTAGAACGCTTTGGAAGCAGTCTTGGCAAGAGATCTGCTATTATTAACGCGTCCACGGCACATGTGCATGCGTATAAAAGTTATTTCATATATAAACAACTTTCAGCCGAATATAAAACGTTTGTACCTATGTAGATAAACAGGGAAGATTACCTGGGAGAAAATGTTAAGTGCTGATTTGGGCAGCCACAATATCCATTAGTAAAATGGCTGGGAAAGCCTCGtattgcaacaacaacgtacATGACTATTTGATAGTCCAGCGTTTTGTTGACGGATGCGCCATGAAGTTTGACacctgctacatgtagtttgcttATTTTGCatcaggtctgccagcaacctgtggatggttgtgggtttcctccgggctctgcccggttttctcccaccataatgctggccgccgccgtataggtgaaatattcttgagaacggcataaaactccaatcaaataaataaaaacatacatattttgcaTCACTTGCAGTTCGTCCGTGCGACCACCGGTAGAagtttttcataaatatattatagTGAGGGATTAGGGTAATACTGACAGCAGATTTAACATCAAGGGGTTTAACACAGTACTTCATTCTACAGTGTTCAGTCTTTGAACTACACAATCCCAAAACCCCAGGATAGTGAGAGATTAACGGATTCAATAAAACAGTAGCATTTACAATGGTTTATTCCACTAATGCTTACGACCCCTGGTGTGCTATAAGCTGGTATGATTAACTTCGATTATTGCCGCATACAGTTACTGAGTGGGGGGAGTAGGTCTACAAAGGCTGGAGATTGacagacatacctgtacctactatgtcatatatgtatactatgtgcaaaactcaaacaaatttaataaatttcagcgtgtcatttatttatttttttaaataagcaaGATTTTAGACACTGTGAAGGAATATATACGAATAATAAAATGATGTTCAACAGATGATACTGATGATACTGATGATACTGATGACACATTTATATAGCAAGAAAGTGTGATGTCGAATCAGCATATCACATTACATCGATCAGTTGTTgctcaaatttcattttaaggtcTGTCAATCTGGCATCCAGTTTTCTATATTTGCGTCTCTTGAGAGGAGGAGCTGCCCCGCCTTCAAGTTGCAAAGCCTTCAGTTCATTTGCAGTTAGTTCGGTCTTGATAATGGTGATGAACTCAGAAATGTTTAGATGGGCTTTCTTCACCATGAGATTTAGCTTTCGACGTAAGCCCTCCAAATGGTTGGTAGTTCTTGGTCCGTTTTTGTTATAGTTGTTCCATGTCTCTTGATCGAAGGCTCCCTCTATCCAAGTTTCAGTGACAAAGAGTCCAGCTGGGGCAGTGTTTGGAGAATCTCTGCCAGAGCTTGAAGCCAAACATCTTCAGTTAGGTTTCTGGGCAGTAATGGTGAAACTACCACTCGTCCAAATACAGTGGGTATAATTTTGGAATGCAATTCCATTCTTATCCAAAAATTGGAGTATTCAAACCAGAAGAATACAGAagtgagggtttttttttccaaggcCTGCATCGAAAACGGTTTATGAACAGAGCCCTATACACTTCTCCTTCGTTTGATGATATAGACCTGTATAAATTTTTGTTTAGCTGAACTCAGCTGACAaattttcaggtacatgtaagtttatttgGGATTATATCCGGGAATGTTTTGGACAGCGATGTACAGATCTTACATACTCTCGGATGTCATTTTGTCTTGTCAGTTCATGAcctataatacaaaaaaaaaaacagctgacaACATACTGTAGCTAAGCACAACTTGTTCAGTCGGTAATTGttgtataattatttcatttgaaagTTGTAAAATCACAATTCATGATAAAAGTCTTTACGTATTTACTGACAGCAGGGCTCTTGTTGCCGATGGGTGTGATTCGGCAGCTACTGTACACGTGCGGAAGTTAGCTCTGCGTACTCTTGATTTCACCATCTCATCAAACACAGCGAAGTTGATTGGGATAGCCCTTGACCTAAGTGTCCATTTGGCGTTTTTAGAATACTGGTGATGTGTTGAAAATGGTGGAAAACACTGGGTGTTGCCCTTTACCATATTCTCCACCCCTTTAAACATGTATGGGGACAGGGCCAATATATTCTTGTCTGGACAATTCAGTTCTACGAATATGGGAAACTTCGGCAGCCATGCTTTCCTAAGAGAGAAATGATGATCACAATAAGCATTTAATAcaaattaaattgttttcaagttttatttttatatcctcTTGggacattgaaaaaaatatttgttccatgtaaaaaaaacaatttaacgaataaatttaacaatttaacgaataaatttaaatttatatgaacttgtttttaaaagtatatttatgcgaCATCAactttattttatgtttgacGAGCAAACGATCACTAAAACTGCCAGCTTTGGTGTGTTTTAGGTAGAGCTTGAGCAGCTGAGGCGCCTCCTGAAGGAAGAGACTGACGCCAGAAAAGAGGCGGAGAGGAAAAATGTGGAGGTAAGACAGACTATCTTACTTGTATTTGTGCTGgtagtatttcacctgaagtttagcatttgtCAAATGGAGCATGTTTGCTAGATTCTGAgcgattcatccaccttataggagAAGTGAAAGAGTTTTATGTGAATTAAGTTTGACCGGCCAagatagtacagttggtagagcgtccgcttcatagggtggtaaatccagggtcaatcctgggtcgagtcacacctaagaccttaaaagaggaagttgtaacttcctcgcttggcgttaagcatgaagggatagtgcaatgactggttgacccgtattagtataatggctcggcggtggggcggcttacttgcctttggtaagtcatctcagtgaagcagcactagattaaagagtGTTTGAAATCTGtgctgcaacaaggaagcacattacatgcactctttgttgtcatatgactgaaaaatttttaagcacgacattaaacctctagcactcactcactcactcactcactcactcaaaaatataattttaaggtCTTAATCTGCTTCTGAAAATGCCTTTTTACATACCACCGTAAATCACGTAGAGTTTAGCCGATAATTTTAAAttgtgtatcccatgattccttgTGTCCAGTTGTGATTTGGTAATTTGGCACAAGAAAAGGaagtggtggggggtgggggggggggggcagtgaGGGACTGCTTGTTCACAAGATTGTACATACCTGGGACAAGATCAATAAATCTGCTCGCGCTTCACTGAATATGCAACTGTTAGCTCCAGAAGAATCGCTACACAGCTACTGCCAGAATGCACTTCCCAGGTATGATGTGCTGAGTGATAAATGTGTGTACAGTCTAAAGTAGATAAATACCCAATTGTGTTTTAAAAGCtaattaacaaatataaatacaacgATTCACTGCTCCGGCTTACCGCAGTTGGGTTCAGCTTTACAGGTTTGCCCTTATTGGAGTAAGAAAACCCATTTTCATGTAGTTTGCTGTTGTCAGAACTTGTGGTCACACCTTACCAACTAACAATTGCTTGCATTATAAGGAAATTTGGCGGGAAGCAGGTGCTAACAATTGCATGCATTACATGGAAATTTGAGGGGAAGAGGCACCAGACTGAATGTATAACCTATTGAGTATGCAAATGTAAACAGCTGAGTTGTATTGATATCATGTCTAATCCCAGCCTTCCACACAGCTCTGGGTATAGTCTTTGAAGTTTCAACATTGTTAAGGAGGcctgtcaatcacagcagagACCCGATACGACCACCTGATGTGTTGGCAGTTGTGTTTAATTCTACTCTCTGTAAATGGGCTACATGTGTCGGGTAAACCACTGAAATACATCACTACATGGCTTTGCTGAAATGGTTTAGTAGCAAAGTCAAAAGTGGCCTCCCGCAAATTACTGTAGAGGCATTTTGCTGAGTATGTGGCTGTATGTAAATGACCTTCTGTCTGCTAGTCTAGATTGGGCAGGAGATTTCACGCCTGGGGAGTTTACCCCATGTGGCGAGAGCCAGCAGCCAGACCGTCACTGGGGATTACGGCACATCTGGGGACTGATCAGTCTCCACTGTCATCTCCTCCGGCAACTCAAATGGGCGAAGCTTTATGGCCAAACATTTTCGGCTAAACTTTAcgtgatttacagtacatgtaatcttgAAGAAGAATACTGTAAAggttaattcttcaacctctttAACTGCACCTGCAAGGAGTATTTTGAAACCTTCTGAGAGgagtatggggtgtagagaaggagattgcacagttttatgaagtgtGCATCTTACTGACAAAGCCAGATCATTTGAGcgtcattttcattataattgcatgcataaattccacttagcaaaaaagtgctttagaggttgaaaaggttgaagatttacagtacatgtatgtacagtgtagtgTAATGAAGAATGTGACTATTGTGTTTTCAGCTCAGCCTAGAGAACAAGCGGCTGAAGGATGAGCTTGTGGATTTGAGAGTAAACCGTGGCAGCATCCTGGAGGAGGATTTGGTGTTAGAGAGTATAGAGGCTTCCTTCAGGCAGTTCCATTCTTTCTTAGATCTGCTCCGCGATGCTGGGTAAGCTTTTGTGCTTAAGTCCTAGTAATTAGGTTTTTAggtcagcaatttttttttctttttttgccgTCGTGAATTGAATGGAACGGTAGTTTCTCCTTTTTTGCTGTTCCTCCCCTCtccttgaagaaaaaaaatgatgtggTAAAACATGACCAGGTTGcatattttgagtaattctgcaAGTTGTATTCGTGTTAAAAACGTATTTTGAAGTTTCTTATGAGGGTAAGATGGTAGCCtactggaaaatgtaagtttcaccACTAAATGATGGTAGTATTTTATGAAAACTATATGCATCTGAAAATGCAACTTTTGGtgcgaaatttgaggtcattttatACCATGTATCTAATACAACAAAAATGAagcacatatttacatgtattcctgaCATaaactttattcaactttttttttttgttcactcAGCTTGGGTCAGCTCATCACAATGGCAGGATTGGATCAGGGCTCCATGCCATTTGGCCAAGGCTCTACATCATTTGGTCAAAGGCCAGAGGGCAAGTTCAACTCTAAATCCAGTCTCCATGGCAACAAGGCCATGAACAAGCCAATCCTTAATCCTTCAGCAAGCCATCCAGTGAAGACAAAAGCTCAGAACCTGTTTGCAGGAGATATAAATTCGGCTCCTCAAGTGTCCACTTCCTACGGCTCTTATGAAGAAGGTCAGGCAATCACTTTCGGTCCCCATGGCAACAGTGGCCTTGGTAACAGAGTAAATGTTGCCAGCAGCATGGAGGATTTTCCAGATCCGGCCATGTCGGGAGTGGAAGAGAGTTATGGGAGAAATCTACGGGAGATGAAAGTGGATGATTTGTATGAGAaactggtacaggacaccagaGAGGTTTTGAACACGGACTGGGAGTCCAAAATGGCGGAGGCCCAGAGTGGAGGCAAAACTAAACCATCCAAAGCAGGGGGACCTCTAAAAGAGGTGAGTGAAAAAAGCGTTAAAAGTGATGATGGAGCAAAGACAACACCAGTCCTGAGAGAACCGGAGTTACCTTTGGGCTCTGTAAGAGGAGAGGACATTCATGATGTGGCAGACCTTGAATCCATGGACGGAGGCCGTGGAACGAAGGGCGACAACTCTGCTGGCAGTAATAACCCTGGTGTGAGAAGAGAGGCAGGGCAGGAAATAGAAGCTAAGGACAGAAATGTTGATACCCCGGATCCGAAGTCTGGGCACAGCGAAGCAAACTACAGCATGGACGGCTTTGAAGAGTCCTATTTGAGTGAGAGAGGGGAGGTAATCCAAGACATTGATCTTTTAGGATCTCCGTCTCCTCCGCTTCAAAacagtgatgatgatgatttctAATGTAAAAAGATTCCAGTCCAGTGGAGAAAATACCTGTCTTTCTTTCGAAAAGTTAAGGATTGCTAGtgaggtaaatatatttaatttcaaGACACAGTTTGGTTCGATATGGTAATCTCTTCTTGACAagagaaacacaaaacaaatctcTTACAGGCATGTTTGTTGCAAGCACATTCATCTCGAGAAAGTTTTGGCATATCTGAtatccaatcaaatacatgtcaGTGATAAGAatcatttgttaatttatgttCAGAGCATCCTGAAAATTTCAGGGGCCTGCGTGGCCCCATTGGGGCGTATTGCCCCAGATGCTtttcaccaatggggtcgctgtgagtaaagtccagcttatgctggcttcctctccagacatacgtgggaaggtatggcagcaacctgtggatggttgtgagttt
It includes:
- the LOC135462527 gene encoding centrosomal protein of 78 kDa-like, which encodes MIESVQVRQRGAFDFQTHYENLCALQDSCPLPAVKAHLSQGVLDLNGDRLRANDWPPILNTLRINKSLEFVAFRSFYTPQNSDNEKNLAVHRKKMPAIRSKDVTYRLCKALRECMAISPALTCLELQGLPLRERDLTTLTKGLFKNTGLCHVSLEFCHIGDAGLETICRGIKNSTTINSLNLTGCCLSWKGAECLAKVIKHQAMKRHNEAWRDSLRYRRPDLDRMPGIRRITVNNNPLLGDQGAILLAEALKDDLWLKALDLQSCGISSSGARTLLEVLKYNTTVVVLDVRRNPLIDRDVLHSIMEQLMLNCNGQDTEYKWIKAEESGETNKANPKSAVRKRRTKTLNISFGRKTTIRVPLSTARRRTKSAGSANGTTRNITVKPASGLPWRTAARANRHRGFPPELDPRSPSMYDPSNGMIPHHASNPELSVIVGHEDSNEGDTFGELGKLDLEESQINGEIKQIRGVRVELEQLRRLLKEETDARKEAERKNVELSLENKRLKDELVDLRVNRGSILEEDLVLESIEASFRQFHSFLDLLRDAGLGQLITMAGLDQGSMPFGQGSTSFGQRPEGKFNSKSSLHGNKAMNKPILNPSASHPVKTKAQNLFAGDINSAPQVSTSYGSYEEGQAITFGPHGNSGLGNRVNVASSMEDFPDPAMSGVEESYGRNLREMKVDDLYEKLVQDTREVLNTDWESKMAEAQSGGKTKPSKAGGPLKEVSEKSVKSDDGAKTTPVLREPELPLGSVRGEDIHDVADLESMDGGRGTKGDNSAGSNNPGVRREAGQEIEAKDRNVDTPDPKSGHSEANYSMDGFEESYLSERGEVIQDIDLLGSPSPPLQNSDDDDF